The following proteins are co-located in the Paralichthys olivaceus isolate ysfri-2021 chromosome 10, ASM2471397v2, whole genome shotgun sequence genome:
- the olig2 gene encoding oligodendrocyte transcription factor 2: MDSDTSRVSSRPSSPEVDDIFMATLKKSVHGFSGAVSSTQNDTPSEIAAMHGLHGLSASDEETLALRFASKKDRKLLSENELQSIRLKINSRERKRMHDLNVAMDGLREVMPYAHGPSVRKLSKIATLLLARNYILMLSNSLEEMKRLVSEIYGSSAHHGGFHPSACGTMTHAGPVPGHPAAPHPAHPAVHHPLLPPAVSSASLSAPGISAVTSVRPHHGLLKAPAPGAGPLGSSFQHWGVGAGMPCPCSMCQVPPPHVSSMSSVTMPRLTSDSK; the protein is encoded by the coding sequence ATGGACTCTGATACGAGCCGCGTGTCGAGCAGACCTTCCTCTCCCGAGGTGGACGACATCTTCATGGCCACCCTGAAGAAGTCAGTGCACGGATTCTCCGGCGCCGTGTCCTCCACGCAAAACGACACTCCGTCCGAAATCGCCGCCATGCACGGCCTGCACGGCCTCTCCGCCTCCGACGAGGAGACCCTCGCTCTGCGGTTCGCCTCCAAGAAAGACCGTAAACTCCTGTCCGAGAACGAGCTGCAGTCGATCCGCCTCAAGATCAACAGCCGCGAGAGGAAAAGGATGCACGACCTCAACGTGGCCATGGACGGACTGCGGGAGGTCATGCCCTACGCGCACGGGCCATCGGTGCGTAAACTCTCCAAAATCGCCACCCTGCTGCTGGCGAGAAACTACATCCTGATGCTGAGCAACTCTCTGGAGGAGATGAAGCGGCTGGTCAGTGAGATCTACGGCAGCAGCGCACACCACGGCGGCTTCCACCCGTCAGCCTGCGGGACTATGACACACGCTGGGCCCGTGCCGGGACACCCGGCCGCCCCCCACCCCGCACACCCGGCGGTGCACCACCCTCTCCTCCCGCCGGCCGTCTCCTCCGCGTCTCTCTCTGCGCCCGGTATCTCCGCCGTCACCTCGGTCAGACCCCACCACGGACTCCTCAAAGCTCCCGCTCCCGGCGCAGGGCCGCTGGGCAGCAGCTTCCAGCACTGGGGCGTTGGCGCCGGGATGCCCTGTCCGTGCAGCATGTGCCAAGTCCCGCCTCCGCATGTGTCCAGCATGAGCTCCGTCACCATGCCGAGGCTGACCAGCGACTCCAAGTGA